Sequence from the Phaeodactylum tricornutum CCAP 1055/1 chromosome 4, whole genome shotgun sequence genome:
CCCTCGCGGACTTCCTTGAATCCTCGGCGATGGAAGCGATCGGACTTCATCATGCGCAAGCGTTCCTCTTTCTTTGTAGCCCGCTTTTCCTCAGCTTCAGTTGCGGATGTCGATTGTTGCACGACGATGGAAATACGCGACGGCTTGAAAGCAGTCTGCTGGAAGGCAGTGACTGTAGAAGCTACAGCCATGAACACGACGGCTGAAGAGGCAAATCTCATGATAAGCAACTTCTATTCGATGGTGGTGTCGGGTGTCTCTGTTTCGTGAAAAGCAAGTCTACGGAATAACAACAAACAAGGCAACCAAATCGTCCTGGAATGGGTGTTGTTTCGTTTTGTCGGTGGCTGTACACTGGGCTTTCGATGTCTCGCTCCATATATGTTGGAGGTGTGGATGTGGCTCCATCTTCAACACAGAAAAATCGTAAGAAACGTAGTGTCGTGTGTTGTCCGAATGAGTCATGAGTTTGCTGACGTTGATCTGTCTTCTCGGACAATTTTACGGGACATGTAAAGTTTCTTCCAGTTGAGCGCCATTCCCGTAGGCGATGTTCCGTTTACCGGAATGGGATTGGACAGACGTGGACGGGCAGACGGACAGACAGCTCGTGTGCACtgcaaagaaaaaatttGGCTCAAATGTGAGGCAGTTGGATATGCTAACAGTGAAGCAACATTATAGTTCATCTTCCCAAAGTGCTTACAAGGCGATCACTCTAGACGATCCGTGCGTATTGAGGTTGGCTATTTCGATTGATATTGTGGGGTTGATGACGGACTattctttctctttcgtgAAGTCACCACACAGAGCTTGTCCACGATTTGATGGTTAATTCATGGACAATTCGACTTGCTGTATGTATCCCAGCTTTAACAAAAAATTCGATATAAGTAAGATTTACTAACTTCGCGAGACGTATCATCAGCCTTACGTTGGGATATCTTCTTCCTCGCGAACATGCACGCCCATGCTTTTGCAAGTCCCAACAACCGACCGAGCAATTCCTTCCAGAGGAAGATGCCACATATGATCGTCTTGCTGCTTCACTTTTGCGATTTCGTAGATAGCCTCCGGTGTAATGAAAGCGACCGGGCTCTCTGGCGACGGACTAGAAGGGCCTTTATCCATGCCACAAACACGCTTGACCAAATAAGTAACCGGAGGTGATCGGATGTCAAAGGTAAAGCTTCGGTCCGCCATGGCATGTAGCCGAACACCCAAAGCAACGTCCTTTTTGTACATGGTTTCGCTCTTTTCATTAAATTGGCGGGTGAAATCTGCCATGTTAATACCGAGTGGACCGAGAGCTTGGCCGATGGCAGGACCCGGCTTGGCGCTGCCCGCCGGC
This genomic interval carries:
- a CDS encoding predicted protein, with the translated sequence FVNLRVPAGSAKPGPAIGQALGPLGINMADFTRQFNEKSETMYKKDVALGVRLHAMADRSFTFDIRSPPVTYLVKRVCGMDKGPSSPSPESPVAFITPEAIYEIAKVKQQDDHMWHLPLEGIARSVVGTCKSMGVHV